A single window of Microscilla marina ATCC 23134 DNA harbors:
- a CDS encoding aminotransferase class I/II-fold pyridoxal phosphate-dependent enzyme, whose protein sequence is MDISYIINELGEDRSQYAGAVAPPIMQTAMFSFDTVEKMRETLQQESEMPFYTRGHNPTTHILEQKMAALENAEDALVFASGSAAVAAAVIANVNQGDHVVCVQKPYSWTNKLLNSFLNRFGVTNTMVDGTDPQNFESAIQPNTRVLFLESPNSWTFEQQDLAAVAQIAKKHDIVTIIDNSYATPLFQKPIDYGIDIVVHSATKYISGHSDTVAGVLCASKAMTNKIFASEYMTLGGVVAPFNAWLLLRGLRTLPTRMDRVSATTAIVVNYLQEHSMVSKIYYPYLESDPQYTLAKKQMTKGAGQFTIELAIDDIALIEKFCNHLQRFLMACSWGGHESLIFPACVLHTSANYNRAVPPVNMIRFCIGLETPEALIADIEQAFGAIIPEIR, encoded by the coding sequence ATGGATATTTCTTATATAATTAACGAATTAGGTGAAGACCGATCGCAGTATGCAGGGGCAGTTGCTCCGCCCATTATGCAAACAGCAATGTTTTCGTTTGATACAGTAGAAAAAATGCGTGAAACATTGCAGCAAGAGTCTGAAATGCCTTTTTATACCCGTGGGCACAACCCTACCACCCACATACTTGAGCAAAAAATGGCGGCTTTAGAAAACGCTGAGGATGCATTGGTGTTTGCCAGTGGTAGTGCTGCGGTTGCTGCGGCGGTGATAGCCAATGTAAACCAAGGTGACCATGTGGTATGCGTACAAAAACCTTATAGCTGGACTAATAAATTGTTGAATAGCTTCCTTAACCGGTTTGGAGTTACCAACACCATGGTAGACGGAACAGATCCACAAAACTTTGAAAGTGCTATCCAGCCCAATACGCGTGTGTTGTTTTTGGAAAGCCCCAATTCGTGGACATTTGAGCAACAAGACTTGGCGGCAGTGGCACAAATTGCCAAAAAACATGACATTGTTACCATTATCGATAATAGTTATGCTACCCCCTTGTTTCAAAAGCCTATAGATTATGGAATTGACATAGTGGTACATTCAGCTACCAAATACATCAGTGGGCATAGCGATACTGTGGCGGGAGTCTTGTGTGCCAGTAAAGCAATGACCAATAAAATTTTTGCCTCCGAGTATATGACGTTAGGGGGAGTTGTTGCTCCGTTTAATGCCTGGCTTTTGCTCAGAGGGTTACGTACCTTACCCACGCGAATGGACAGAGTAAGTGCTACCACTGCCATAGTAGTAAACTACCTGCAGGAGCATTCAATGGTAAGCAAAATATACTACCCCTATCTGGAGAGTGACCCTCAGTATACACTTGCCAAAAAGCAAATGACTAAAGGGGCAGGGCAATTTACTATAGAGCTTGCCATTGATGACATAGCTTTAATAGAAAAGTTTTGCAATCATTTACAACGTTTTTTGATGGCGTGTTCTTGGGGAGGACATGAATCTTTGATATTTCCGGCTTGTGTACTACATACTTCTGCCAATTATAACAGGGCTGTTCCACCAGTAAATATGATTCGTTTTTGTATAGGGTTAGAAACACCCGAAGCATTGATTGCCGATATTGAGCAGGCTTTTGGGGCAATTATTCCCGAAATACGTTAA
- a CDS encoding T9SS type A sorting domain-containing protein gives MTVYRIKLLTTFSLIIGLWVLTTAKTAYSKSDTTAVKSVKHKPFTIPDLQVEISPGVWRTLPNGTTTIVTLCSSGGSGGRKLRTTTTGTTYEWKGLSGTTLGTNTEFTAVNGFQIHTITVDGVESTAKAQIKTVSSSPSSVSIIASSTSICSGGNTTLTATATGEVDAYRWYKDGALVETNFNNSYNVSTAGVYTVEAVNDCNATLSTNSVTITIVGTPPSNASVVPANTDSLVCNGSGTLLTATASGDNLNYAWSRNGVPEGTNSATHLATGAGAYKVVVSNGCGNDDATIEMKDADKPGGIFIDQTSASTFCGALFPRLSAGANLSPGSTVSKYEWYREGILVKTSANSSDNAYTPSLSGNYTVKVYNFCGGTTSSVVTITSINPPTYANIKSSSPPSLGCGVTSLVLSVDTDGDNLKYVWKKDNVVAGTNATLNVTATGDYQVEITSINPLDNSVCGTQTSAVVNIPFVATPPTTIAMTSTQTITCDGKIELTATSDGDGLSYNWFKDGVAVATTLINTYNATLSGVYTVQAQNACGAGPLSNAISLDIKSVPNTISINASNTLVCGTGTVTLTGNVSGSGLTLEWFLNNQKKGEGASLDVTETGEYLLRVTSAECGVKEAKKLIRFVTVPSNVSIIPGSATNVCDTTKPVTLFAQFDGTEGTYEWFKDGILVGNTATYNAKEAGSYALRINNECGNAISTNDIKITFGGALKTPGLLIQNNGGSNILCNAVSIQLKATQSEGTVQYRWFKDNKLVNNANGEVLEVSDPGEYRVEISKQGCSALSLSQVIQSNEQAPPILGYLTPLEFCQGDSVVLSTEILDANAKYEWLYNGNVVSSGSSYTAKEAGIYTIRVTNSCGFSNTRQAEIEVKLPPEPQLILANNRLSVLTADIRKYQWYFNDTPIIGANDETFIPIDSGSYFVNVTTSIGCEGTSNVINFQGLDINANPLINIAPNPTNTGRVTVTILSGLDAHLKLYNNRGKVVYSNSFPKNTTFVNQKLVEIGELPRGIYLLKASFGNGQSVSTKILVY, from the coding sequence ATGACAGTATATCGAATAAAACTCCTTACCACATTTAGTTTAATAATAGGGTTGTGGGTGTTGACCACAGCAAAAACTGCGTACTCAAAAAGTGACACTACAGCTGTTAAATCTGTAAAACATAAACCCTTCACTATTCCTGATTTACAGGTAGAAATTAGCCCTGGTGTGTGGCGAACTCTTCCTAATGGAACCACCACCATCGTTACTTTATGTAGTTCTGGCGGTTCAGGAGGGCGTAAATTACGTACCACTACCACAGGTACCACCTATGAGTGGAAAGGACTCAGTGGTACTACCTTGGGTACTAACACTGAGTTTACTGCGGTAAATGGTTTTCAGATACATACGATCACAGTAGATGGTGTAGAGTCAACAGCTAAAGCACAAATAAAAACAGTCAGTAGTAGTCCTTCATCTGTAAGTATTATTGCTTCTTCTACTTCTATATGTAGTGGAGGTAATACTACACTTACTGCTACAGCCACGGGTGAAGTAGATGCTTATCGGTGGTATAAGGATGGAGCACTTGTTGAAACTAATTTTAATAATAGCTACAATGTGTCGACAGCAGGTGTGTATACCGTAGAGGCAGTCAATGATTGTAATGCGACACTCTCCACCAATTCAGTCACTATTACTATAGTAGGAACACCACCATCCAATGCAAGTGTGGTGCCAGCCAATACCGACAGTCTTGTGTGTAATGGTTCAGGTACATTGTTGACAGCAACTGCTTCTGGAGATAATTTAAACTATGCCTGGTCACGCAATGGTGTTCCTGAAGGAACAAACAGCGCCACCCACCTGGCTACAGGAGCTGGTGCTTATAAAGTGGTAGTGAGCAATGGCTGTGGAAATGATGACGCAACTATTGAGATGAAAGATGCAGACAAACCTGGGGGTATCTTTATAGATCAAACCAGTGCAAGTACATTTTGTGGGGCTCTATTTCCCCGACTCTCGGCTGGTGCCAACTTGTCGCCCGGTAGTACAGTTTCAAAATATGAATGGTACAGAGAGGGAATATTGGTAAAAACTTCTGCCAATTCCTCAGACAATGCGTATACCCCATCGCTTAGCGGAAATTATACAGTGAAGGTGTACAACTTTTGTGGTGGAACCACTTCTTCTGTTGTAACCATTACCTCGATTAACCCACCTACTTATGCCAATATCAAATCCTCAAGTCCACCCTCCTTAGGTTGTGGGGTTACTTCGTTGGTGCTGAGTGTAGATACTGACGGAGACAACCTTAAGTATGTATGGAAAAAAGACAATGTTGTAGCGGGTACTAATGCCACGCTTAATGTGACTGCTACCGGAGATTATCAGGTAGAAATTACAAGTATCAACCCATTGGATAACTCTGTATGTGGCACCCAAACCTCTGCTGTGGTCAATATACCATTTGTAGCTACTCCTCCTACTACCATTGCTATGACAAGTACTCAAACCATTACTTGTGATGGCAAGATTGAACTAACTGCTACCTCTGACGGAGATGGTTTGTCATACAATTGGTTTAAAGATGGGGTAGCAGTAGCTACCACCCTTATTAACACCTACAACGCTACTTTGAGCGGAGTGTATACCGTACAAGCCCAAAATGCTTGTGGCGCAGGTCCCTTATCCAATGCTATATCTTTAGATATTAAATCAGTACCCAATACCATTAGCATTAATGCCTCCAATACCTTAGTCTGTGGCACTGGTACAGTTACCCTTACTGGCAATGTATCGGGCAGTGGTTTAACGTTGGAATGGTTTTTAAATAACCAGAAAAAGGGAGAGGGCGCTTCGCTGGATGTAACCGAAACAGGTGAATACTTATTACGGGTAACCAGCGCCGAATGTGGAGTGAAAGAAGCCAAAAAACTGATTAGGTTTGTGACTGTACCTTCCAATGTAAGCATTATTCCGGGGAGTGCTACAAATGTGTGTGATACCACCAAACCAGTGACTTTGTTTGCTCAATTTGACGGCACAGAAGGTACCTATGAATGGTTTAAAGATGGGATTTTGGTGGGTAATACTGCTACATACAATGCTAAAGAGGCCGGAAGTTATGCGCTGCGAATAAATAATGAGTGTGGCAATGCCATTTCAACAAATGACATTAAGATAACATTTGGTGGGGCGCTCAAAACTCCAGGATTGCTAATTCAAAACAATGGAGGGTCTAATATTCTTTGCAATGCGGTTAGCATTCAACTGAAGGCAACTCAAAGCGAAGGTACAGTACAATATCGTTGGTTTAAAGATAATAAATTGGTAAATAACGCCAATGGTGAGGTCTTAGAGGTAAGCGATCCTGGGGAATATAGGGTAGAAATATCTAAACAGGGCTGTTCGGCGTTGTCTTTGTCGCAGGTAATCCAATCTAATGAACAAGCCCCTCCCATTCTTGGGTACCTTACTCCCCTTGAATTTTGTCAGGGTGATAGTGTAGTTTTATCAACCGAGATTTTAGATGCTAACGCTAAATACGAATGGCTATACAATGGAAATGTAGTTTCTTCAGGCAGTTCTTACACCGCCAAAGAAGCAGGCATTTATACCATTAGAGTAACTAATTCGTGTGGGTTTAGCAATACCCGACAAGCAGAGATAGAAGTAAAATTACCCCCTGAACCCCAGTTAATACTTGCTAATAACAGGTTGTCGGTGCTCACCGCCGATATTAGAAAATACCAGTGGTACTTCAATGATACACCTATTATTGGAGCCAATGATGAAACTTTTATACCCATTGATTCAGGGAGTTATTTTGTAAATGTGACTACCAGTATAGGTTGCGAAGGAACATCTAATGTAATTAACTTTCAGGGATTGGACATAAACGCCAACCCTTTGATAAATATTGCCCCCAACCCTACGAATACTGGAAGGGTAACCGTGACTATATTGAGTGGGTTAGATGCTCATCTCAAGTTGTATAATAACAGAGGTAAAGTAGTATACAGCAATAGTTTTCCTAAAAATACTACCTTTGTAAATCAAAAGCTTGTAGAAATTGGAGAATTGCCAAGGGGCATATATTTGCTCAAAGCTAGTTTTGGCAATGGACAAAGTGTCTCTACCAAAATATTGGTATACTAA
- the smpB gene encoding SsrA-binding protein SmpB, whose product MGKDKKKKEISKNVHIKNRKASFDYQFLDKYIAGVVLTGTEIKSIRQSQVVLGDAFCFFKDEELWLKQMHIAPYENGTHYNHEPTRERKLLLNKKELKKISKKLAEKGLSVVPTRLFINDRGLAKIEVAVARGKKLYDKRESMKERDSKRELKDY is encoded by the coding sequence ATGGGAAAAGATAAAAAGAAAAAAGAAATCTCTAAAAATGTACATATCAAGAATCGAAAAGCATCGTTTGACTATCAGTTTTTAGATAAGTATATTGCGGGTGTTGTACTCACGGGTACTGAGATAAAATCTATCAGACAAAGTCAGGTAGTGTTGGGTGATGCTTTCTGTTTTTTTAAAGATGAAGAGTTATGGTTAAAGCAAATGCACATAGCACCTTATGAAAACGGTACCCATTATAACCACGAACCTACCCGTGAGCGTAAGCTATTGTTGAATAAAAAGGAACTAAAAAAAATATCGAAAAAGCTTGCTGAAAAAGGCCTTTCAGTAGTTCCTACACGCTTGTTTATCAATGACCGAGGACTGGCAAAAATAGAAGTGGCAGTAGCAAGAGGTAAAAAATTGTATGATAAGCGAGAAAGTATGAAAGAACGTGATTCAAAACGTGAATTAAAGGACTATTAG
- a CDS encoding oligosaccharide flippase family protein translates to MGIVARQGIKSGIILYIGVLIGALNNVWIYPKFLTPKEIGLLRLLLANELVMVTFVQLGTYGIIDRFFPAFKESDQKRGAFIQFSLLYPLLGITAFLCMHFLFPDFWGSIYAKKSPGIIQYYEVLAILVFLTSYQFILGAFSRAHFRVVVPSMLDNLLLKGGITLLIILFSLQILTFTQFIWGLVAIRFTNVSILVFYLKRLLQKPIVWGQRLSKADMKSIIQYGLYMVLGGASSVIISQIDIIMLASLVGEEATGVYSIVFFIGTVVEIPRRALAQISVPVIASAWQNNDLVTIKEIYQKTAINQLIVGALVLGLILLNIQDIFLLMPKGKIYSQGIYVVLFIGLTRFVDMLMGANNEILLYSKYYRFNLMTNVILAVIMIGINLVLIPLYQLDGAAFATLLSIIIFNLIRFTFLLVKYGIQPFTFQTILTLLWISIATGLGYLTLSLQLPPLLNIIVKSAIVSLFFVVGVWKLKLSEDMNIIANNIISLVKGKVSK, encoded by the coding sequence ATGGGTATTGTAGCGCGTCAGGGGATCAAGTCGGGAATAATCTTATATATAGGAGTGCTGATAGGGGCGCTCAATAACGTTTGGATATATCCAAAGTTCTTAACTCCAAAAGAAATTGGTCTTCTAAGGTTATTACTTGCCAATGAGCTAGTCATGGTCACCTTTGTTCAGTTAGGTACTTATGGCATTATAGACCGGTTCTTCCCTGCGTTCAAAGAGTCCGACCAAAAACGTGGCGCATTTATCCAATTTAGCCTGCTTTATCCCTTGCTGGGTATTACTGCCTTCTTGTGTATGCATTTCCTTTTCCCCGACTTTTGGGGATCTATTTATGCCAAAAAATCTCCTGGTATTATTCAATATTATGAAGTACTTGCTATTTTGGTGTTTCTCACTTCTTATCAGTTTATTTTAGGGGCATTTTCAAGGGCTCATTTCCGGGTTGTTGTACCCAGTATGCTAGACAATTTACTACTAAAGGGTGGCATTACTCTCTTGATTATACTATTTAGCCTACAGATACTCACTTTTACTCAGTTTATATGGGGGTTGGTAGCTATCAGGTTTACCAATGTAAGCATCTTGGTGTTTTACCTGAAAAGGCTTTTGCAAAAACCGATTGTATGGGGGCAACGACTGTCTAAAGCAGACATGAAAAGTATTATCCAATACGGGTTGTATATGGTGTTGGGTGGTGCCAGCAGTGTTATTATTTCTCAGATTGACATTATTATGCTGGCAAGCCTTGTAGGAGAAGAGGCTACCGGAGTTTATAGTATTGTATTTTTTATAGGCACCGTTGTGGAAATTCCTCGGCGAGCTTTGGCTCAAATTTCGGTACCTGTCATTGCTTCTGCCTGGCAAAACAATGACTTGGTCACGATCAAAGAAATTTACCAAAAAACGGCTATTAACCAACTGATTGTAGGCGCGCTGGTACTTGGTCTGATCTTATTAAACATTCAAGACATTTTTTTGCTTATGCCTAAGGGCAAAATATATAGCCAAGGGATATATGTAGTTCTGTTTATTGGCCTTACTCGCTTTGTAGATATGCTCATGGGAGCCAATAATGAAATTCTACTTTACTCAAAGTATTACAGGTTTAACCTGATGACTAATGTTATTTTGGCTGTTATAATGATTGGTATCAACTTGGTACTCATCCCTTTGTATCAACTCGATGGAGCTGCTTTTGCTACTTTGCTGTCTATCATTATTTTTAACCTCATTCGTTTCACCTTTTTATTGGTAAAGTATGGCATACAACCTTTTACCTTCCAAACAATACTTACCTTGTTATGGATCAGCATTGCCACAGGGTTGGGCTATTTGACACTATCACTACAACTACCTCCCCTACTCAACATCATTGTTAAGTCTGCAATTGTTTCCCTCTTTTTTGTTGTAGGCGTCTGGAAACTCAAACTATCTGAAGATATGAATATCATTGCCAACAATATCATAAGTTTGGTGAAAGGAAAAGTATCAAAATAA
- a CDS encoding C40 family peptidase encodes MQAEKVQQVIGKAREFLGSPYLWGGNSKEGIDCSGLMLQAFQAIGHDVPRVAGDQQKIGKYVEIDELVAGDLIFFTNQPGNTQITHVGMVTSTDYDNDIVNFIHASSSPKGVMEANALADWWQELYVGATRPEVFV; translated from the coding sequence ATGCAAGCAGAAAAAGTTCAACAAGTCATAGGCAAAGCCCGCGAATTTTTAGGAAGCCCTTACCTTTGGGGAGGCAATAGCAAAGAGGGAATCGATTGCTCTGGATTGATGCTACAGGCTTTTCAGGCAATAGGTCATGATGTTCCAAGGGTAGCAGGAGATCAGCAAAAGATAGGTAAATATGTAGAAATTGATGAGTTGGTAGCAGGCGATTTAATCTTTTTTACCAACCAGCCGGGCAACACTCAAATTACCCATGTGGGTATGGTCACCAGTACCGATTACGACAATGATATTGTAAACTTTATTCACGCAAGTAGTTCACCCAAAGGGGTGATGGAAGCCAATGCATTGGCCGACTGGTGGCAAGAGTTGTATGTAGGAGCTACCCGTCCTGAGGTATTTGTTTAG
- a CDS encoding cytochrome-c peroxidase, which produces MSYKKCLALPLSFSIASFLFIAINGCQNQTNLPPFKLPSHFPSPLYSFDKNPLSNQGISLGRRLFFDPILSKDSSIACGSCHHPSQAFADTGKRFSRGIAGQFTKRNAPGLFNLLWQREFFADGGVRHFELIPLAPLVNRQEMQGDLQELLGRLNKNTSYKQQFSQVFDTDSLQSKHLLYALAQFMGSLISATSRYDQYVQKKLPLSDIEQQGLTVFKQKCSTCHQISNQLFTDLSYRNIGLDSVLLDVGRYNITERKEDKGKFKVPSLRNVLLTPPYMHDGRFSTIDEVLTHYTKGVKHTPTLDKGLRNNTGSPGIALSLDERRAIKAFLHTLTDTAFIRKHHK; this is translated from the coding sequence ATGAGCTACAAAAAATGTTTGGCATTGCCTCTTTCTTTTAGCATTGCCTCTTTCTTATTCATAGCAATCAATGGGTGCCAAAACCAAACTAACTTGCCTCCATTCAAGCTTCCCTCCCACTTTCCTTCTCCTTTATATAGTTTTGACAAAAATCCATTAAGTAACCAAGGAATAAGTTTGGGGCGTCGCTTATTTTTTGATCCAATATTGTCAAAAGATAGCAGCATTGCTTGCGGTAGCTGCCATCACCCTTCACAAGCCTTTGCCGACACAGGCAAAAGGTTTAGTAGAGGAATCGCTGGACAATTTACCAAAAGAAACGCCCCAGGGTTGTTTAACTTGCTATGGCAACGTGAGTTTTTTGCTGATGGGGGTGTCAGGCACTTCGAGCTTATTCCTTTGGCACCTTTGGTCAACCGACAAGAGATGCAAGGTGACTTGCAGGAATTATTAGGCAGGTTGAACAAAAACACCTCTTACAAGCAGCAATTTTCCCAGGTTTTTGACACCGATTCATTGCAAAGTAAACATTTGTTGTATGCCCTTGCCCAGTTTATGGGCAGCCTTATTTCGGCTACCTCTCGCTATGACCAGTACGTACAAAAAAAACTACCACTGTCTGATATTGAGCAACAGGGATTGACGGTTTTTAAACAAAAATGTAGTACTTGTCACCAGATAAGCAATCAGCTCTTCACAGACTTGTCTTATCGTAACATAGGTTTAGACAGCGTTTTGCTAGATGTAGGCAGGTACAACATTACCGAAAGGAAAGAAGATAAAGGAAAGTTTAAAGTGCCAAGCCTTCGGAATGTCTTACTTACCCCCCCTTATATGCACGATGGCAGGTTTAGTACCATAGACGAGGTATTGACACATTATACCAAAGGAGTAAAGCACACCCCTACACTGGATAAAGGTCTGCGTAATAATACAGGCAGTCCAGGCATCGCATTATCGCTTGACGAGCGCCGAGCAATTAAGGCTTTTTTGCACACACTTACTGACACAGCTTTTATTAGGAAACACCACAAGTAA
- the feoB gene encoding ferrous iron transport protein B, with translation MAIKIDNIALVGNPNSGKSTVFNQLTGLNQHVGNYPGVTVDKKEGVCKLTNHTKIKVTDLPGTYSLYPRSKDEAVVKDLLQNPQHPDYPDLIVVVADSSNLERNLLLFTQIYDLKIPTILALNMTDLSEKKGIQINYEKLSEMFGNLPVLPMNGRKGEGIQALKDAIVGYQTPEKHFPFVETQALATANDTTPEAPPTMFTSAAESGFSTTTQGQTEETRQRFEKIRQMLRFVIDKKTTTKTEAKFTQKIDQVVTHPIAGYLLFLGILLVIFQAIYAFAEIPMNLIDQVFLSLSQWTKSVLPSGSFTNLIAEGVIPGIGGVVIFVPQIVLLFSFIVILEETGYMARIVFIMDRLMRPFGLSGKSVVPMISSVACAIPAVMATRTIDNWKDRIITILVTPLMSCSARLPVYTLLIALVVPDKVLWGVFNLKGLVLLGLYVLGLVMALAVAFIMRIIIKTNSRSFLVLELPSYKLPRWRNIIITLWEKTRLFVWEAGKIILAISIILWVLASYGPGNRMASAVKAIDKPTTTDKKILDSYEKKVSAAKLENSYIGIMGKIIEPVISPLGYDWKIGIALITSFAAREVFVGSMATIYSVGADFESDQSLIERLRAEKHANGKPVYSLATGLSLMVFYAFAMQCLSTLAIVRRETKSWKWPLIQLVYMTGLAYISALLVYQLF, from the coding sequence ATGGCGATAAAAATTGACAACATAGCATTAGTAGGTAACCCCAACTCAGGGAAAAGTACTGTATTTAATCAACTTACTGGGCTCAACCAACACGTAGGCAACTATCCAGGGGTAACGGTAGACAAAAAAGAAGGTGTTTGTAAGCTTACTAATCATACAAAAATTAAAGTAACCGATTTGCCGGGCACTTATAGCTTGTATCCTCGCTCAAAGGATGAAGCAGTAGTCAAGGACTTGCTTCAAAACCCTCAGCATCCAGATTACCCCGATTTGATTGTTGTGGTAGCAGACTCTTCAAACCTTGAACGCAACCTATTACTTTTTACTCAAATCTACGATTTGAAAATTCCTACCATACTTGCATTAAATATGACCGACCTGTCGGAAAAAAAAGGAATTCAAATCAATTATGAGAAACTCAGCGAAATGTTTGGTAACCTACCTGTGTTACCCATGAATGGGCGCAAAGGTGAAGGCATACAAGCATTGAAGGACGCAATAGTGGGTTACCAAACGCCAGAAAAGCATTTCCCATTTGTAGAAACCCAAGCGTTGGCAACTGCTAATGATACAACCCCAGAAGCGCCCCCCACCATGTTTACAAGTGCTGCTGAGAGTGGTTTCTCTACTACCACACAAGGTCAAACCGAAGAAACCCGGCAGAGGTTTGAAAAAATTCGCCAAATGCTACGCTTTGTTATAGACAAGAAAACTACAACAAAAACAGAAGCAAAATTTACCCAAAAAATAGACCAGGTAGTTACCCACCCTATCGCGGGTTATTTGTTGTTTTTAGGAATATTACTGGTTATTTTTCAGGCAATATATGCCTTTGCCGAAATACCAATGAATTTGATCGATCAGGTATTTTTGAGTTTAAGTCAATGGACAAAAAGTGTTTTACCTTCGGGTAGTTTTACCAACTTAATTGCCGAAGGAGTAATACCAGGCATAGGAGGAGTGGTTATTTTTGTGCCACAGATAGTGCTTTTATTTTCCTTCATTGTAATCCTGGAGGAAACAGGTTATATGGCGCGTATTGTGTTTATTATGGACAGACTTATGCGTCCTTTTGGGCTCAGTGGAAAAAGCGTAGTGCCTATGATTTCCAGCGTAGCTTGTGCTATTCCGGCGGTAATGGCCACCCGTACGATTGATAACTGGAAAGATCGAATAATTACAATCTTAGTAACCCCTCTGATGAGTTGTTCTGCCCGTTTACCTGTTTACACTTTGTTGATTGCTCTGGTAGTGCCCGATAAAGTATTATGGGGGGTATTTAATCTCAAAGGCTTGGTGTTGCTGGGGTTATATGTACTGGGGCTGGTAATGGCATTGGCAGTGGCATTTATTATGCGTATCATTATCAAAACCAATAGTCGTAGTTTTTTGGTACTTGAGCTACCATCTTATAAACTTCCTCGTTGGCGCAATATCATAATTACTCTGTGGGAGAAAACCCGTTTATTTGTGTGGGAAGCGGGTAAGATTATTCTGGCCATTTCTATTATTTTGTGGGTGCTTGCTTCTTATGGACCAGGTAATAGAATGGCATCAGCAGTAAAAGCCATTGATAAACCTACCACTACAGATAAAAAAATACTGGATAGCTACGAAAAAAAGGTAAGTGCCGCCAAACTCGAAAACTCTTACATTGGTATTATGGGTAAAATCATAGAACCTGTGATTAGCCCATTGGGGTATGATTGGAAAATAGGCATAGCCTTGATTACTTCTTTTGCTGCCCGTGAAGTGTTTGTTGGCTCTATGGCTACTATTTATAGTGTAGGGGCAGATTTTGAAAGTGATCAATCATTAATTGAGCGTCTACGTGCTGAAAAACATGCCAATGGTAAGCCTGTATATAGCCTTGCCACTGGTCTTTCTTTAATGGTGTTTTATGCTTTTGCTATGCAATGCCTGAGTACGCTGGCAATTGTACGTCGGGAGACCAAAAGCTGGAAATGGCCTTTGATTCAGTTGGTGTATATGACAGGGTTGGCGTATATTTCGGCATTATTGGTATATCAATTGTTTTAA
- a CDS encoding DUF1990 family protein has product MKVSFKFPNEGLLKQWLTGRKTDKFSYPEQKATQQERFPKGYDHDRNKCLLGKGQTVFEKAKQAIDEWIMFPGSWTKIYPATPAQLHHEVVVLFNLFGVWWFNSSRVVYTIHQPNCYGFAYGTLTQHVEKGEEVFLVEQDEEGNVWYRVEAFSQPNKWYVHLAKPLARAYQRKFARESKAAMQAYCQGV; this is encoded by the coding sequence ATGAAAGTGAGTTTTAAATTCCCGAATGAAGGCCTATTGAAACAATGGCTGACAGGTAGAAAAACAGATAAATTTTCATACCCAGAGCAAAAAGCTACTCAGCAAGAGAGGTTCCCTAAGGGCTATGACCACGACCGTAACAAGTGCCTGTTGGGAAAAGGGCAGACGGTATTCGAAAAAGCGAAACAAGCCATTGATGAATGGATTATGTTTCCTGGTTCTTGGACAAAAATTTACCCAGCAACACCTGCCCAATTACACCACGAGGTGGTAGTGTTGTTCAACTTATTTGGTGTTTGGTGGTTCAACAGCAGTAGAGTAGTGTACACCATTCATCAACCCAACTGCTATGGTTTTGCCTATGGCACGCTTACCCAACACGTAGAAAAAGGTGAAGAAGTGTTCTTAGTAGAACAAGATGAGGAGGGCAATGTATGGTATAGAGTAGAGGCTTTTAGCCAGCCCAATAAATGGTATGTCCACCTCGCCAAACCACTGGCAAGGGCATATCAACGCAAATTTGCCAGGGAATCGAAAGCAGCTATGCAAGCCTATTGTCAAGGGGTTTAA